The genomic region TGGCGGCTGGATGGGACGTTGAGAGTAGCTGAGTAGGCTGAGTAACTGAGTAATCGTTCTGCTGCCTATTCTGGCTCTACTCTGCTTTCAACACGCTTTTGACATACTTGTCACCGCCCAATACCACCCGCTGAGCGCCCACCCTTACTCAGCTGCTCACTTACTCATTTACTCCAAACATGCGTCAGTATTACGCCATCGGCCCGCGCGAAACAGCGGCAATGAACACTGCCGAGCTGCGGGAGAATTTTCTGCTCGAAAACCTGTTTGTGGCCGGTGATATTCAATTGGTATACACGCACTACGACCGGATGCTAGTGGGTGGCGTGGTGCCTACGGCAGAGCCGATTGAGCTGCCAAACCCCGCCAACCTGAAAGCTGATTTCTTCCTGCAACGCCGCGAGCTGGGCATCCTTAACACCGGCGCCGCCGGCACCGTGACCGTGGACGGCACCGCCTATGAGCTGGGTCGCCAGGACTGCCTCTACGTGGGCAAGGACGCCCGGGAAGTGGTTTTCGCCAGCGCCGACGCGGCCGAACCGGCTAAGTTCTACCTGCTCTCCACGCCGGCCCACGCCAGCCACCCCACTACCCGCCTCACGCAGGCCGAGGCCACGCCCGTGACCATGGGCGCGTTGGAAACCGCCAATCAGCGCACCATCTACAAGTACATCTACGCCGACGGCATCCAAAGCTGCCAGCTAGTGATGGGTCTCACGCAGCTGCACGCCGGCAGCGTCTGGAACACCATGCCCGCCCACACCCACGACCGGCGCATGGAAGCCTACCTCTACTTCGACTTGGCCGAGGGCCAGCGCGTGCTGCACCTCATGGGCCAGCCCCAGGAAACCCGCCATCTGTGGGTGGGAGAGGGGCAGGCCATTCTCTCGCCGCCGTGGTCGGTACACTCGGGCTGCGGCACGGCCGGCTACACCTTCATCTGGGGGATGGGCGGCGAAAACCAGGAATACACCGACATGGACCCCGTGGCCATTCCGGACTTGCGCTAGCCTTCCCGGCCGGCTTTGCTCTTACATCCAATCACCAAATTCCCACACCATGAAAAGAAATTTACTGTTGCTCGCACCGCTGCTGGTGTGCGCAGCGGCTCCCGCCTGGGCGCAGCAGCGCCGGGTGCAGGGGGTTGTGAAATCCGATAAAGGCGAAGGCCTGCCGGGCGTGACAGTAGTGGTGAAAGGCACCACCAACGGCGCTTCCACCGACGGCGACGGCCGCTTCTCTCTGGCGTTGCCGGCCGGCGGCAACCCTGCCCTCAGCATCAGCTACATCGGTTACGTGGCGCAGGAAGTGGTGGTGGGCGACCGGACGGACGTGAACATCACGCTGCGCGAAGACAGCAAGGTGCTGGAGGATGTGGTGGTGATTGGCTACCAGGAAGTGCAGCGCCGCGACGTGACGGGCGCCGTGTCGTCGGTGGGCGCGCAGCAGATCAAGGACGTGCCGGTGAACTCCGCCGCCGAGGCCCTGACGGGCCGCCTGGCCGGCGTGCAGCTCACCTCCGCCGAAGGCACGCCCGGCAATGCCAACGTGCAGATCCGGGTGCGCGGTGGCGGCTCCATCACCCAGGATAACTCGCCACTGTACGTGGTGGACGGAATTCAGGTGGAAAACGCGCTGAGCGTGATTTCGCCCCAGGATATTGCCTCCGTCGATGTGCTCAAGGATGCTTCGGCCACGGCCATCTACGGCGCCCGGGGCGCCAACGGCGTCGTGATTATCACCACCAAAAAAGGCCGCGAAGGCAAGGTGGTGGTGACCTACAACGGCTTTGCCGGCTTCCGCCGTTTGGCCAACAAGCTCGACCTGATGAAGCCCGCCGATTACGTGGACTACCAGTTCGAGCGCGCGCAGTCCATCGGCACGGCCGCTGGCGGCATCAATACCTTTAAAACGGCGTTCGGCAGCAAGAACTTCCTGTCGGATACGCTCAACGCCAGCCGCAGTGCGCCGTTCCTCGATTGGCAGGACCAGGTGTTCGGGCGCGACGCGTTTCAGCAGACTCACAACGTTTCGGTGGCGGGCGGCGCCAAGGGTACCACGTACTCGCTGAGCCTCACCGACAACCAGGAAGAAGGCATCCAGAAGGGCTCCGACTACGACCGGAAGCTGGTGAATTTCCGCTTCGATACCAAAGCCACCGAGAAGCTCACCATCGGGCTGAACGTGCGCTTCAACAACCAGAAAATCAACGGCTCGGGTACGTCCAGCTCGCTGTCTACGGTTACGTCGCGGCTGCGCAACGCGGTGCAGTTTCAGCCGCTGGCCGTGCCGCTGGCGGGTGCCATTGATCCTAACCAGTTCGATGAGGACTTCTTCCAGCAGTCGAGCCTGGTGAACCCCATCATTGCCATCGACAACGAGTACCGCTTGGACCGCCGCCGCACCACCAACATCAGCGGCAACGTGGGCCTGACGATTCTGCCCAACCTGATTTTCCGGTCGACGGCCGGTTTCGACATCACCGATTCCAAGCTCGAAACCTTCAACGGCCGCTACTCGCCCACCATCCGGCAGCAGGCCGGCAACTACGCCGCGCTGCCGTTTGCCTCGGTGAGCTCGGGCGTGCTGACCACCATCAACAACTCCAACGTGCTGAGCTACTCCTTCTCGAAGGGTGTGCACAGCGTGGACGCGCTGGTGGGGCAGGAAATCTACCAGCAGAACAGCACCACCCAGTACATCCAGACCAACTTCCTGCCGCTGGATATCACCTCCAACCAGGCGCTGGCCAATATCAACCAGGGCGTGCTGCCGGCCGGTACCGTGGCCCAGCCGATTCTGCCCACCACCAGCGTGCCCATCAACTCGCGCCTGCTCTCGGGCTTCAGCCGCCTCAACTACACCTTCGCCGACAAGTACCTGTTCACGGCCACGTTCCGCGCCGACGGCTCATCGAAGTACGCCGCGGGCAACCGGGTGGGCTACTTCCCGGCCGCCTCGTTGGCCTGGCGCGTGTCGCAGGAGAATTTCCTGAAGTCGATTACGTCTATTTCGGATCTGAAGCTGCGCGTGAGCTACGGCCTGGCCGGCAACAACCGCATCAACGACTTCGCGTTCCGGCAGCTGTTTTCGGGCGGCGCCGGCGAGTACTGGCTGAACCACATCCGGGTGGGCGGCGCGGCCGTGCCGTTCCTGGCCAACGAAAATCTGAAGTGGGAAACCACGGTGTCGCGCAACCTGGGCATGGACCTGGCCCTGTTCAGCAACCGGGTGCAGTTCACGGCCGACGCCTACTACAACACCACCCGCGACCTGCTCGTGAACGTGCCGATTCCGGTGGTGGTAGGCTACAGCTCGCAGCTGCAGAACATCGGCTCGACCAGCAACCGCGGCCTGGAGCTGCAGTTGAGCGGCACGGTGCTCCAGACGCCGGACTTCACCTGGACCGCTAACGTGAATACGTCCTTCAACCGGGGCCGGATTGAGAGCCTGGGCGGCGCGCCCAACATTCCGGGCGTGTACTCGGGCTGGGCCAGCACGGCCATCTCGCAGGACTTCGTGGCCCGCGTCGGCGACCCTATCGGGTTGATGTACGGTTACGTGACGGACGGTTTCTACACCCCCGACGACTTCGAGAGCTATAATGCCATCACCCGCACGGGCACGCTGAAAGCCGGCATTGCCTCCAACGCCGGGGTGCAGGGCCAGCCGGTGATGCCGGGCATCATCAAGCTGAAGGACCTGAACGGCGACGGCGTGGTGAATGACCTCGACCGCACGGTTATCGGCAATGCCAACCCCAAGCTCACGGGCGGCTTCAACCAGCAGTTTGCTTACAAGGGCTTCGATGCCAGTGTGTTCCTCAACTTCGTGTACGGCAACGATATCTACAATGCCAACAAGATTGAGTTCACCTCGGCCGTGAATCCGCTCAGCAACATGCTGGACATCACCTCCGACCGGTACCGCACCATCGACGCCAACGGCGCCCCGATTACCACCCTCGACGGCTTCCGCCAGGCCAACCCCGACGCCAAGCTCTGGCAGCCCACGCGCCAGCTGTTCACGCACTCCTGGGCCATCGAAGACGGCTCGTTCCTGCGCGTCAACAACGTGACGCTGGGCTACTCGCTGCCGAAAGAGCTCATCAGCCGGGCCAAGTTCACGCAGGTGCGCTTCTACGTGACGGGCAACAACCTCTACACGTTCACGAAATACACCGGCTACGACCCCGAGGCCAACACGCGCCGCGCCACCGGCCTCACGCCGGGCGTCGATTATGCCGCCTACCCGCGCAGCCGCGCCCTGCTGTTCGGCGTGAACCTGGGCCTGTAAATTTTAGTGAGTAGGAAATGGGGCTTAGGGCTTGGGTCGTTTCAGCGGCAAAGCAACAACAACCTAAGCCCTAAGCCCCAGGCCCTGATCACCAAACCCTACCTACTGAAATCCCCATGAAACCTACCTTCTTTCGTTCTACCCTCAGTGCCGCGGCCCTGACCCTGCTCCTCGGGATAGGAGGCTGCAAAGACTACCTGGAAGCTGATCCGGACGCGTACTACACGACGGAGCAGATTTTTAGCTCGGTGAGCGGCGCCACTACGGCCGTCATCACGGCCTACGACCTGCTGTCCGGCGACCGGACCTACGGCACCCGCCTCAACCTGTACTACCCCTACGATACCGACGAGCTGATTGGCGCGCCCGGCGCCGCCAACGCCGGCAACCGCGGCCTCGCGCGCTACAAGGCCCAGCCCACCAACCCCGAGATTGTGAACCCCTGGGGTGACCTGTACTCGGGCGTGGAAAAGGCCAACATCTGCATCAAGAACATCCCGCAGATGGCGCTCTACCGCACCGGTACCGCCGCCGACACCGCCGCCCTGCACCGCCTGCACGGCGAGGCCCTGACGTTGCGGGCCCAGTATCTGTATGAGCTGATCCGCAACTGGGGCGACGTTCCGGCTCCGCTCACGCCCACCGATCCGTCGCAGAGCTTCCAGCTGCCTTCCGTTGACCGCAACGTGACCTTGGATACGCTGATTGCCAACCTCGGCAAAGCCCAGAAGCTGGTGCCGTGGCGTTCCAAAGCCGGGGCCGTGAATGAGCGCATCACCAAGGGCGCCGTGAAAGCCCTGCGTGCCCGCCTGGCGCTGCAGCGCGGCGGCTACTCCACCAGCGCCACCACCGGCCAGATTTCGCGCCCCGCCGACTACCTCACGTACTACCGCATTGCCCAGGTGGAATGCGCCGAGCTGATGCGTAACCGCGGCGAGCACACGCTCAATACCAGCTTCTACGACCTGTTCAAGAGCTTCAACGAGCAGCGTAAGGAAAGCGCTAACGAGGTGATTTTTGAAGTAGCCATGGGCGGCAGCAGCGCCACCGCCGATAGCAAGCTGGGCTACTACGACGGTCCGCGCCTGAATACGTCGCCGGTTTTCGGCTCGACGCAGGGCTCCATCGTGGCCGTGCCGACGTACTTCTACGCCTTCGACTCGACGGACGTTCGCCGCGACATCACGCTCACGCCGTACCAGATCAACAGCAGCAACAACCAGGTAGCTACCACCCTGGCCATCGTGACCACCGGCAAGTTTCGCCGCGACTGGCGCGTGCCAACCCTCACGGGCGCCGGCAACTACCTCGGCTACAACTGGCCCCTCATCCGCTTTGCCGACGTGCTGCTGATGTTTGCCGAGGCTGAAAACGAGCTGAACGGGCCTACTTCGGCGGCCCGTACGGCGCTGCTGGAAGTGCGCACCCGGGGCTTCGGCGGCAACGCCACCCGCGCCGCCGCCGGCCTCAATCTGACTTCCAAGGAGGCTTTCTTCACTGTTTTGAAGAAGGAGCGCCTGCTGGAATTTGGCGGCGAAGGTATCCGCAAGTACGACCTGTTGCGCTGGGGCCAGCTGGCTTCTCAGCTCGCTGAAACCAAGGCTGAGCTGGCCAAAATGCAGTTGGCCCAGGCGCCTTACAACACGGTGCCGCAATACATGTACTACCGCGTGGTGAACACCCAGCTGCAGTGGGCCCGCTCGTTTTACCGCCCTTCGCCGGCCGCTACGCCATCGGGCACCACCCGCGTCGACTGGCGCCAGGCCATTACGGCCGCCTACATCACCAACACCCGCCCCGGCGGCACCGGTTTGGCTGCTGACTTCGAGCCTGCCAAAGGCAAGGAGCTGATGCCGATTCCGCAGAGCACGCTCGACACCAATCCTAACGTGAAGCAGAATTTCGGCTACTAACCGCGCGGCCTCTATGCTTCTCGCCGACGATTTTTTTCTGGAAGACAGCGCCCGGCCCTGGGAAACCGTGGGCATGGGGGTACGCCGGAAAGTGCTGACCTACGACCCGCAGCTGATGCTGGTACGGGTGGAGTTTGCGGCGGGAAGCATTGGGGCGCCGCACCACCACGTGCACACCCAGATGACTCACGTGGTTAGTGGCGTGTTCGAGGCCACCGTGGGCGGCCGGATGCAGGTGCTGCGGGCCGGCGACACGTTTTATGCGCCGTCGGAGGTGGTGCATGGGGTGGTGTGCGTGGCAGCCGGTGAGCTGCTTGATGCCTTCAGCCCCATGCGCGAGGACTTTGTGTAGGCTTGCGGGCGCTGCCAGACCAACTTATGAAACTACTGAAAACACTACTGCTTCTGCTGACTGGAATAGGGGGGATGGGGATCTTAACTTCCCAGGCCCAGCAGATTACGGTGGCGGCGGATGGTTCGGGCCAGTTCCGGACCATCCAGGCCGCTCTCAACAGCCTGCCCGACCAGGCCAGCCGGCCGCGCACGGTGTACATCAAAAACGGCACCTACAAGGAGAAAGTACGGCTCGACAACAAGCAGTACATCATCCTGAAGGGGCAGAGCGAAAAAGGCGTGGTGCTCACCTACGCCCAGTCGCGCGATGCGTGGCGCTGCGACCCGGTGGGCGGTGCTGACGACTGGGGCGTGGCGACGCTCAACATGCGCAACTCGCCCGACGTCACGCTCGAGAACCTGACCGTCATCAACTCCTACGGCTTCGACCACCGTGGGGAGGCCGACGTGGTGCTGCCCTGCCCCGCGGACCCCAGCGGCCAGAAGAAAATCAGTGCCACCGGCCATCAGATGGCACTTCGCACCATGCCCGGCACCACCCGCCTGACCGTGTTGCACTGCACGTTCCGCTCGCTGAACGGCGACACCGTGAGCCCCTGGGACGTGGACGCCGGCCTCTACTATTTCAAGGACTGCACCATGGAAGGCGGCGTGGATTTCTACTGCCCTCGCGGCTGGGCCTACGCCGAAAACTGCCGCTTCATCTGCCACAATATGTCGGCCGCCATCTGGCACGACGGTTCGGGCAATCAGGAGTCGAAAACGGTGCTCAAGAACTGTGTGTTCGAGGGCGACGACAACTTCAAGCTCGGGCGCTACCACCGCGAGGCGCAGTTCTACCTGATCAACTGCAAGTTCCCCAAGAACATGGCCGATGCCGACATCTACTGGGCCCAATCAGGGCCCGGGACCAAGCAGTGGGGGCGGCGCGTGTACTACCAGAACTGCCACCGCAATGGCGGCGACTACGCCTGGCACAAAGACAACCTGAGCACGGCCGCCGGCGCCCCCAAACCCGCGCAGATTACCGCCGACTGGACCTTTGGCGGGCGCTGGTATCCGGTTTCGGGCAAAGCGGCCACGGTAACCGTGCCCGTCTACGACCCTACGGCCAAGGACCGGTACTCGACGGTTTCCACTTCGAAGCCGGCCGTAGCGCCTGCCGCTACCGCGCCCGCCGTCGATTCGGTGGCGGAGCGGATGCTGGTGTATCAGCGGGCGGAAGGCGGCTGGCCCAAGGCCATAGGGGAGGTGAAGGTGAACTACGACCACCCGCTGACGGCTGCCGAGCGCACCGCCGCCCGCGCCGCTACTGCCCGGCCCGATGCTACCATCGACAATGATGCCACCACCCGCGAAATCCGCTATCTGGCCGGCGCCTACGCTACCACCCGCAACCCGGCCTACAAAGCCGCCGCCGAACGGGGCGTGCGCTACCTGCTGCAGATGCAGTACCCCAACGGCGGCTTCCCGCAGTACTACCCCGACCTGAGCAGCTACCGCCACCAGATTACCTACAACGACAACGCCATGGTGAAGGCGCTGCAGGTGCTGCGCGACGTGAGCCGCCGCACCCACGGCCTCGACGTGCTGGATGCCAGCCTCGCGGAGCCCGCCACCCAGGCCGTGACCCGCGGCATCGACTGCATCCTGAAAACCCAGTACGTGCAGCGCGGCAAGCTTACGGCCTGGTGCGCCCAGCACGACGAAAAAACGCTGCAACCGGCCAAGGCCCGCGCCTTCGAGCTGGCCTCGCTCAGCGGGATGGAAACCGTGGGCATCGTACAGTTTCTGCTGGACACCAACAACCCCACGCCCGCCATCCGGCAGGCTGTGGAAGCCGCGGTGGCGTGGCTGCGGGCC from Hymenobacter canadensis harbors:
- the pelA gene encoding pectate lyase, which gives rise to MGILTSQAQQITVAADGSGQFRTIQAALNSLPDQASRPRTVYIKNGTYKEKVRLDNKQYIILKGQSEKGVVLTYAQSRDAWRCDPVGGADDWGVATLNMRNSPDVTLENLTVINSYGFDHRGEADVVLPCPADPSGQKKISATGHQMALRTMPGTTRLTVLHCTFRSLNGDTVSPWDVDAGLYYFKDCTMEGGVDFYCPRGWAYAENCRFICHNMSAAIWHDGSGNQESKTVLKNCVFEGDDNFKLGRYHREAQFYLINCKFPKNMADADIYWAQSGPGTKQWGRRVYYQNCHRNGGDYAWHKDNLSTAAGAPKPAQITADWTFGGRWYPVSGKAATVTVPVYDPTAKDRYSTVSTSKPAVAPAATAPAVDSVAERMLVYQRAEGGWPKAIGEVKVNYDHPLTAAERTAARAATARPDATIDNDATTREIRYLAGAYATTRNPAYKAAAERGVRYLLQMQYPNGGFPQYYPDLSSYRHQITYNDNAMVKALQVLRDVSRRTHGLDVLDASLAEPATQAVTRGIDCILKTQYVQRGKLTAWCAQHDEKTLQPAKARAFELASLSGMETVGIVQFLLDTNNPTPAIRQAVEAAVAWLRAVQLTGYAVQDQPDPKQPKGYDRVLVPQAGAVIWARFYDLTTNQPIYVGRDSKPRAKLAEIEYERRTGYAYAGTWPEKLLSRDYPRWQQKWNANAPQGSTK
- a CDS encoding RagB/SusD family nutrient uptake outer membrane protein → MKPTFFRSTLSAAALTLLLGIGGCKDYLEADPDAYYTTEQIFSSVSGATTAVITAYDLLSGDRTYGTRLNLYYPYDTDELIGAPGAANAGNRGLARYKAQPTNPEIVNPWGDLYSGVEKANICIKNIPQMALYRTGTAADTAALHRLHGEALTLRAQYLYELIRNWGDVPAPLTPTDPSQSFQLPSVDRNVTLDTLIANLGKAQKLVPWRSKAGAVNERITKGAVKALRARLALQRGGYSTSATTGQISRPADYLTYYRIAQVECAELMRNRGEHTLNTSFYDLFKSFNEQRKESANEVIFEVAMGGSSATADSKLGYYDGPRLNTSPVFGSTQGSIVAVPTYFYAFDSTDVRRDITLTPYQINSSNNQVATTLAIVTTGKFRRDWRVPTLTGAGNYLGYNWPLIRFADVLLMFAEAENELNGPTSAARTALLEVRTRGFGGNATRAAAGLNLTSKEAFFTVLKKERLLEFGGEGIRKYDLLRWGQLASQLAETKAELAKMQLAQAPYNTVPQYMYYRVVNTQLQWARSFYRPSPAATPSGTTRVDWRQAITAAYITNTRPGGTGLAADFEPAKGKELMPIPQSTLDTNPNVKQNFGY
- a CDS encoding SusC/RagA family TonB-linked outer membrane protein, with the protein product MKRNLLLLAPLLVCAAAPAWAQQRRVQGVVKSDKGEGLPGVTVVVKGTTNGASTDGDGRFSLALPAGGNPALSISYIGYVAQEVVVGDRTDVNITLREDSKVLEDVVVIGYQEVQRRDVTGAVSSVGAQQIKDVPVNSAAEALTGRLAGVQLTSAEGTPGNANVQIRVRGGGSITQDNSPLYVVDGIQVENALSVISPQDIASVDVLKDASATAIYGARGANGVVIITTKKGREGKVVVTYNGFAGFRRLANKLDLMKPADYVDYQFERAQSIGTAAGGINTFKTAFGSKNFLSDTLNASRSAPFLDWQDQVFGRDAFQQTHNVSVAGGAKGTTYSLSLTDNQEEGIQKGSDYDRKLVNFRFDTKATEKLTIGLNVRFNNQKINGSGTSSSLSTVTSRLRNAVQFQPLAVPLAGAIDPNQFDEDFFQQSSLVNPIIAIDNEYRLDRRRTTNISGNVGLTILPNLIFRSTAGFDITDSKLETFNGRYSPTIRQQAGNYAALPFASVSSGVLTTINNSNVLSYSFSKGVHSVDALVGQEIYQQNSTTQYIQTNFLPLDITSNQALANINQGVLPAGTVAQPILPTTSVPINSRLLSGFSRLNYTFADKYLFTATFRADGSSKYAAGNRVGYFPAASLAWRVSQENFLKSITSISDLKLRVSYGLAGNNRINDFAFRQLFSGGAGEYWLNHIRVGGAAVPFLANENLKWETTVSRNLGMDLALFSNRVQFTADAYYNTTRDLLVNVPIPVVVGYSSQLQNIGSTSNRGLELQLSGTVLQTPDFTWTANVNTSFNRGRIESLGGAPNIPGVYSGWASTAISQDFVARVGDPIGLMYGYVTDGFYTPDDFESYNAITRTGTLKAGIASNAGVQGQPVMPGIIKLKDLNGDGVVNDLDRTVIGNANPKLTGGFNQQFAYKGFDASVFLNFVYGNDIYNANKIEFTSAVNPLSNMLDITSDRYRTIDANGAPITTLDGFRQANPDAKLWQPTRQLFTHSWAIEDGSFLRVNNVTLGYSLPKELISRAKFTQVRFYVTGNNLYTFTKYTGYDPEANTRRATGLTPGVDYAAYPRSRALLFGVNLGL
- the kduI gene encoding 5-dehydro-4-deoxy-D-glucuronate isomerase; the protein is MRQYYAIGPRETAAMNTAELRENFLLENLFVAGDIQLVYTHYDRMLVGGVVPTAEPIELPNPANLKADFFLQRRELGILNTGAAGTVTVDGTAYELGRQDCLYVGKDAREVVFASADAAEPAKFYLLSTPAHASHPTTRLTQAEATPVTMGALETANQRTIYKYIYADGIQSCQLVMGLTQLHAGSVWNTMPAHTHDRRMEAYLYFDLAEGQRVLHLMGQPQETRHLWVGEGQAILSPPWSVHSGCGTAGYTFIWGMGGENQEYTDMDPVAIPDLR
- a CDS encoding cupin domain-containing protein — its product is MLLADDFFLEDSARPWETVGMGVRRKVLTYDPQLMLVRVEFAAGSIGAPHHHVHTQMTHVVSGVFEATVGGRMQVLRAGDTFYAPSEVVHGVVCVAAGELLDAFSPMREDFV